The following proteins are co-located in the Rippkaea orientalis PCC 8801 genome:
- a CDS encoding ribonuclease HI family protein, with the protein MSNDQNSQLIIAKNTPIMFFDGESQGKSEEGAAAAVLLISDGRKYAVSQLVSCESDDEAEYMGLIIGLKKAQKLGMTSLKIKGDSEVVFNQVNGLKPVREDRLIRLYRKVIKLMQGFERISLEWITPENNRMARSVVQRCIQDALNKPSSSTNTAQAITKLIEKGVNCQDQDYHQLTASPDQWTHQSLSQLRENIPLEVRDAIALQWQGGEENLAQMYRWYLRGLPPEMASRKVNLEYKTNPSIVEKLPWEEALIVSPSSQTPVPETEDLLVSLVSNIDIDFDPLEHFLSHSIILEPTESFPEQDTRLQTSPDPLEILILEKPPETNQSIELIDFAEINLDEMQPLEELLGESLLSHETDLSKDTLPSKSTITEIIEMIHHLSMVEKQALAEELVTFPELINLILKAIADKVSQGKP; encoded by the coding sequence ATGTCTAACGATCAGAACAGCCAGTTAATTATTGCCAAAAATACCCCTATCATGTTTTTTGATGGGGAGTCTCAGGGAAAATCAGAAGAAGGAGCAGCCGCAGCAGTTTTGTTGATATCTGACGGGAGAAAATACGCTGTTAGTCAGTTAGTTTCCTGCGAGAGTGACGACGAAGCCGAATATATGGGGCTGATTATTGGACTCAAAAAAGCCCAAAAGCTTGGTATGACAAGCCTAAAAATCAAAGGAGACAGTGAAGTCGTCTTTAATCAAGTGAATGGCTTAAAACCCGTCAGAGAAGATAGGTTAATTAGACTTTACCGCAAAGTGATTAAATTGATGCAGGGGTTTGAACGCATCTCCCTCGAATGGATCACTCCAGAAAATAACCGCATGGCTAGATCAGTCGTTCAACGGTGTATTCAAGACGCTTTAAACAAACCAAGTTCCTCTACTAACACGGCTCAGGCGATCACGAAGCTAATTGAAAAAGGCGTAAACTGCCAAGATCAAGATTATCATCAATTAACAGCAAGCCCCGATCAATGGACTCATCAATCCCTATCACAATTGAGAGAGAACATTCCCCTAGAAGTCCGCGATGCGATCGCCCTTCAGTGGCAAGGGGGAGAAGAAAACCTAGCTCAGATGTATCGTTGGTACTTACGGGGGCTCCCGCCAGAAATGGCCAGTCGGAAGGTTAACTTAGAATACAAGACGAACCCCTCCATTGTTGAAAAACTCCCTTGGGAAGAGGCGTTGATAGTGTCTCCTAGCTCCCAAACCCCCGTTCCGGAGACAGAAGATCTGCTTGTTTCCTTAGTCTCCAATATTGATATTGACTTTGATCCCCTAGAACATTTTTTGAGCCATAGCATCATCTTAGAACCCACAGAGTCCTTTCCTGAGCAGGATACCCGTCTACAAACTTCCCCCGATCCCTTAGAAATCTTGATCCTTGAGAAACCCCCCGAAACGAACCAAAGCATTGAGTTAATTGACTTTGCTGAGATCAATCTTGATGAAATGCAACCCCTAGAAGAACTGCTCGGTGAATCACTGTTATCACACGAGACTGATTTGAGCAAAGATACGCTACCATCAAAGTCAACCATCACCGAGATTATTGAGATGATTCATCACTTATCTATGGTAGAAAAACAGGCTTTAGCTGAAGAATTAGTCACTTTTCCCGAACTAATCAACCTGATCCTCAAAGCGATCGCTGATAAAGTCTCCCAAGGAAAACCCTGA
- a CDS encoding type II toxin-antitoxin system PemK/MazF family toxin, whose translation MRNYKRGEVWLVDLGYVAKIRPCLIVSIPTLQQVEP comes from the coding sequence ATGAGGAATTATAAACGTGGGGAAGTATGGCTAGTCGATTTAGGCTACGTCGCCAAAATTAGACCATGTTTAATTGTGAGTATTCCTACTCTACAACAAGTCGAGCCTTAG
- a CDS encoding DUF1294 domain-containing protein, which translates to MQPGLRSGRLTKWKDERGFGFIQPIDGSQEVFLHISEVKDASRRPQENDTIYYHCVVDSDGKVRACNAFILGARNKSATLSNRANPSDTIVSSFPIVEVVLLSLLPLVGAIHFAWTTRNPLPLVLYPVMSLVTYALYADDKSRAKRKDWRTSEQILHLCELAGGWLGGFIAQRILRHKSQKESYQATFWVIVIIHYIAWLFWLFLGRTL; encoded by the coding sequence ATGCAACCCGGACTCCGCAGTGGAAGGCTTACAAAATGGAAAGATGAGCGTGGATTTGGTTTTATCCAACCTATTGATGGAAGCCAAGAAGTTTTTTTGCATATTTCTGAAGTTAAAGATGCAAGCCGTCGTCCACAGGAGAACGACACGATTTATTACCATTGCGTAGTTGACTCAGATGGAAAAGTTCGTGCTTGCAACGCATTTATTTTGGGGGCAAGAAACAAATCAGCAACTTTGAGTAATCGCGCCAACCCTTCTGACACGATTGTTTCGAGCTTTCCGATAGTTGAGGTAGTCCTATTGTCACTTCTACCTTTGGTTGGGGCTATTCATTTTGCATGGACAACACGCAACCCCCTTCCACTGGTTCTTTATCCTGTAATGAGTTTGGTGACCTACGCCCTATACGCTGATGATAAATCTCGTGCTAAACGAAAGGATTGGCGAACCTCTGAACAAATACTACATCTGTGTGAACTTGCAGGTGGATGGTTGGGCGGGTTTATTGCCCAGCGAATACTGCGCCACAAAAGTCAGAAAGAGTCCTATCAAGCTACGTTTTGGGTGATCGTGATCATTCATTACATTGCATGGCTGTTTTGGCTATTTTTGGGAAGAACGCTATGA
- a CDS encoding DUF6679 family protein: MLHRKIYQLCTEGREVSIFLRDQQRWIEEATIVSLEGDLVTIRYETEEDDEISSWEEMVRLESIGAVSQKLASVSRYNSEISISDDCPEAEQIYPHSPESNSD, translated from the coding sequence ATGCTACACCGCAAGATTTATCAACTCTGTACAGAGGGTCGTGAAGTCTCTATTTTCTTGCGGGATCAACAGCGCTGGATCGAAGAAGCAACCATTGTTTCCCTAGAAGGCGACTTAGTGACGATTCGTTATGAAACTGAAGAAGACGACGAAATTAGCTCTTGGGAAGAAATGGTTCGACTCGAAAGCATCGGTGCTGTCAGTCAGAAACTAGCCTCTGTTTCAAGATATAATTCTGAAATCTCTATCTCTGATGATTGTCCCGAAGCCGAACAAATTTATCCCCATTCCCCTGAATCTAATTCAGATTGA
- a CDS encoding ABC transporter ATP-binding protein/permease yields the protein MALSSRFQFDKKLWIRFVNTVQPYFFPLAPKQTRIFLGLILVLLLGVIAFTFFLSVGLTFLGKAIFPEFFNTVAKELIENIEGLLKTRAPYIAFGVLSVSSFIFASQRRKLQGRWLQWGLLGLLLFLLFAVNGLNVTLSYAFRLIDTALNQRDQGVFWENITIYGLVLVIAVPIIIVYRYCRQKLGLLWREWLTKNLLDRYFNQRAYYQLDSNAVNPEVDNPDQRITQDVKAFTTVTLDFLLDILDSVLTLLSFTAILYSISKTLTWGLIAYATFGTVIAIVIGTRLIKINYNQLRLEANFRYGMVRVRDNAESIAFYQGEALEKQQVIQQLIAAVKNFDILIIWQSLIALFQYGYNFVTRLIPYIIMAPLYFERKAEFGEITQATIAFSQVLMALSFITNQIEGITEFAASINRLGEFEESLDDPSSIKKIKEDERVKITYIDYQENPEISLQELTLKTPNFARILIEDLSVAVETENNLLVMGASGSGKSSLLRAIAQLWTSGSGIIARPPLEEMLFLPQRPYMIVGTLREQLLYPNLNNKKVDDHQLEAILEIVNLPNLVSRFEQGLDTAENWENILSLGEQQRVAFARILVSQPRYAILDEATSALDVANEQILYEKLSHQGTTYISVGHRPTLKQYHQQLLEIFEGGSWDLKTIDNGQ from the coding sequence ATGGCTCTATCGTCTCGGTTTCAGTTTGATAAAAAACTCTGGATACGCTTTGTCAATACAGTACAACCTTACTTTTTTCCCCTTGCTCCTAAACAAACGCGAATTTTTTTAGGATTAATTCTCGTTTTATTACTAGGGGTTATTGCCTTCACGTTCTTTTTGTCCGTTGGACTAACTTTCTTGGGAAAAGCCATTTTTCCCGAATTTTTCAACACAGTTGCTAAAGAATTAATTGAGAATATTGAAGGATTATTAAAAACTCGCGCTCCTTATATCGCCTTTGGGGTGCTATCAGTTAGTAGTTTTATTTTTGCTTCTCAAAGACGGAAGTTACAAGGACGCTGGTTACAGTGGGGACTATTAGGATTACTCTTATTTTTGCTGTTTGCTGTTAATGGACTGAACGTCACCCTAAGTTATGCTTTTCGCCTAATTGATACCGCTTTAAATCAAAGAGATCAGGGTGTTTTCTGGGAGAATATTACTATTTATGGATTAGTATTAGTAATCGCTGTTCCTATTATTATTGTCTATCGTTATTGCCGTCAAAAACTGGGTTTGTTGTGGCGAGAATGGTTGACTAAAAATTTACTGGATCGCTATTTTAATCAACGAGCGTACTATCAATTAGACTCTAATGCAGTCAACCCCGAAGTTGATAACCCAGATCAACGAATTACCCAAGATGTTAAAGCCTTTACCACCGTTACCTTAGATTTTCTGCTCGATATTTTAGACTCAGTTTTAACCCTGCTTTCCTTTACGGCAATTCTCTATAGTATTTCTAAAACTTTAACCTGGGGACTAATTGCCTATGCAACCTTTGGAACGGTTATTGCTATTGTCATTGGGACACGATTAATCAAAATCAATTACAATCAATTACGCTTAGAAGCGAATTTTCGGTATGGAATGGTTCGGGTACGAGATAATGCTGAATCCATTGCCTTTTATCAAGGAGAAGCCTTAGAAAAACAACAAGTTATCCAACAACTTATCGCTGCCGTTAAAAACTTCGATATCTTAATTATTTGGCAATCGTTGATTGCCTTATTTCAATATGGATATAACTTTGTGACGCGCTTAATTCCCTATATTATTATGGCTCCTCTTTACTTTGAAAGAAAAGCCGAATTTGGAGAAATTACCCAAGCGACGATCGCCTTTAGTCAAGTGCTGATGGCACTGTCTTTTATCACCAACCAAATTGAAGGAATTACCGAATTTGCAGCCAGTATTAATCGTTTAGGAGAATTTGAAGAATCCTTAGATGATCCCTCTAGCATCAAAAAAATCAAAGAAGATGAACGGGTTAAAATTACCTATATTGACTATCAAGAAAACCCTGAAATTAGCCTACAGGAATTAACCCTAAAAACACCTAACTTTGCTAGAATTTTAATCGAAGATTTATCCGTTGCGGTGGAGACTGAGAATAATTTATTAGTCATGGGAGCCAGTGGTTCAGGCAAAAGTTCTTTGTTGAGAGCGATCGCACAATTATGGACATCAGGAAGTGGAATTATTGCGCGTCCTCCCCTAGAAGAAATGCTATTTTTACCTCAACGTCCCTATATGATTGTGGGAACATTACGGGAGCAATTATTGTATCCTAATTTGAATAACAAAAAAGTCGATGATCATCAGTTAGAAGCCATTCTAGAAATTGTTAATCTACCGAATTTAGTCAGTCGATTTGAGCAAGGACTCGATACCGCAGAAAACTGGGAAAATATTCTTTCATTAGGAGAACAACAACGAGTCGCCTTTGCTCGTATTCTCGTCAGTCAGCCTCGCTACGCTATTTTAGATGAAGCTACCAGTGCTCTCGATGTGGCCAATGAACAGATCCTCTACGAAAAACTATCCCATCAAGGAACCACCTATATTAGTGTGGGACATCGACCCACCTTAAAACAGTACCATCAACAACTATTAGAAATCTTTGAAGGAGGAAGTTGGGATCTCAAAACAATTGATAATGGACAATGA
- a CDS encoding serine/threonine protein kinase, whose protein sequence is MNNYPDFTNYGYQINSELGHNRGGGQVPYLATEINTQNTVVIKQFFFAKTTNKWSDYDSYLREIEILKQLDNSQIPRYLDSFQTPTGFCIIQEYKKAVSLAVSRNWTPQQIKEIAIGVLDILNYLQSQIPPIIHRDLTPENILVEDISSLSLEKREGMKVYLVDFGFARMGGGEVAVSSVVKGTLGFMSPEQMFNRELTLASDIYNLSATLICLLTNTPSTELGNLMDKRGKIEFKSKVLHLSDEFIHWLEKCVEPNYQERFTTVHEALETLIHLKVLRPQ, encoded by the coding sequence ATGAACAATTACCCTGATTTTACGAATTATGGCTATCAAATTAACTCCGAATTAGGACATAATCGTGGAGGAGGACAAGTGCCGTATCTAGCAACGGAAATTAATACCCAAAATACGGTAGTTATCAAACAATTTTTCTTTGCAAAAACTACCAACAAATGGTCAGATTATGATAGCTATCTCCGAGAAATTGAGATTCTGAAACAGTTGGATAATTCCCAGATTCCCCGCTATTTAGATTCGTTTCAAACTCCGACGGGTTTCTGTATTATTCAGGAATATAAAAAGGCTGTTTCGTTAGCAGTTTCTCGAAATTGGACACCCCAACAAATCAAAGAAATTGCGATAGGTGTTTTGGATATTCTTAACTATTTACAGAGTCAAATTCCTCCCATTATTCACCGAGACTTAACACCAGAAAATATTCTAGTTGAAGATATCTCTTCACTTTCTTTGGAAAAAAGAGAAGGAATGAAAGTTTATTTAGTTGACTTTGGTTTTGCCAGAATGGGAGGGGGAGAAGTTGCCGTTAGCAGCGTGGTTAAGGGAACATTGGGGTTTATGTCTCCCGAACAAATGTTTAACCGAGAATTAACCCTTGCTTCGGATATTTATAATCTGAGTGCAACTCTTATTTGTTTATTAACGAATACCCCTTCTACTGAGTTAGGAAATTTGATGGATAAACGGGGAAAAATAGAGTTTAAAAGTAAAGTTCTCCATCTCAGTGATGAGTTTATTCACTGGTTAGAAAAATGCGTTGAACCCAACTATCAAGAACGCTTTACTACGGTACATGAAGCATTAGAAACATTGATTCATTTAAAGGTTCTTCGTCCTCAATAA
- a CDS encoding type IV pilin-like G/H family protein translates to MYVCKGISVEPLLSAINRAQMGYYTENEYFEYLDIEKGLDLPLGASPHYNIRLLSPMNADTIVQPLNPKELRGVMTIAVSNEQGKREGVHTYIGLTLYNPKTRNFEPQICQSI, encoded by the coding sequence ATGTATGTTTGTAAGGGGATTTCCGTCGAGCCTCTACTTAGTGCTATTAATCGGGCACAGATGGGTTATTATACCGAAAATGAATACTTTGAATACCTTGACATAGAGAAGGGTTTAGATCTCCCATTAGGAGCATCTCCTCATTATAATATTCGTCTTCTATCACCGATGAATGCTGATACCATTGTACAGCCATTAAATCCCAAGGAACTCAGGGGAGTGATGACAATAGCTGTTTCTAATGAGCAAGGAAAAAGAGAAGGAGTTCACACCTATATTGGACTAACTTTATATAATCCCAAAACTCGGAATTTTGAACCTCAAATTTGTCAATCAATCTGA
- a CDS encoding elongation factor G gives MNHKVLENTRNVAIVGPYSGGKTTLLESILYVTGATTRKGSIKEGNTISDSSPEAKERQMSVEVSVATTTYQGFELTFLDCPGSIEFAQETYNALVGAGAVIIVCEPEIDRLLTLSPLLKFLDKWEIPHLVFLNKMDRAKNRFMEVLYALKEVSTRPVIPQQYPIRQQDELIGYIDLVTEQAYHYHPGSPADPIPLPEHLKEEEHRARHEMLEVLADFDDHLLEELIEEIEPPQEEILKDLKQDLSADLIVPVFFGIADQDYGVRPLLDAIIKEAPAPTVTSERRGLKPTNQEETLVQVLKTYFTQQGGQLSLVRIWQGDLTDGMMLNGVRAAGIYRLMGVQQKSIGSASVGDIVAIGRLEGITTGTTLSSKDKPSKALPKADILEPVYALAITPENRKDEVKISGALNKLMIEDPSLYWEQHGDTKEVILWGQGEIHLQVALDRLRRKYNLPMTTHLPQVPYKETIRQATKVHGRYKHQTGGHGAFGDVYLDIKPLDRGEGFFFHETIVGGVVPKQYIPGVEMGVREYLAHGPLGFPVVDVDVTLTDGSYHSVDSSEHAFKQAARIAMTEGMAKCNPILLEPILSVTVSAPAECTAKVLQLVSGRRGQILGYEPRSDWKGWDQVTAHLPQAEMHNFIIELRSLTMGVGTFIWEYDHLQEVPGKLKDRVLEVTGNGHS, from the coding sequence ATGAACCATAAAGTCTTAGAAAACACCCGTAATGTCGCCATTGTCGGTCCCTATTCGGGAGGCAAAACCACCTTATTAGAGAGTATCCTGTACGTCACCGGAGCCACAACCCGCAAAGGAAGCATCAAAGAGGGTAACACCATTAGTGATAGTTCCCCCGAAGCCAAAGAACGACAAATGAGCGTCGAAGTGTCCGTCGCCACCACTACCTATCAAGGGTTTGAATTAACCTTTCTCGACTGTCCAGGGTCCATTGAATTTGCCCAAGAAACCTACAACGCCCTAGTAGGAGCCGGAGCCGTTATTATTGTTTGTGAACCGGAGATCGATCGCCTCCTCACCCTCTCTCCGTTACTCAAATTCCTCGATAAATGGGAAATTCCCCACCTCGTTTTCTTAAATAAGATGGATCGGGCAAAAAACCGCTTTATGGAGGTTCTCTACGCCCTCAAAGAAGTCTCAACCCGTCCTGTTATCCCCCAACAATACCCCATCCGTCAACAAGACGAGCTCATTGGTTATATTGACCTCGTGACCGAACAAGCTTACCACTATCACCCCGGCAGTCCGGCTGATCCCATTCCCCTACCCGAACACCTCAAAGAAGAAGAACACCGAGCCCGCCACGAAATGCTTGAAGTCTTAGCCGACTTTGACGATCATCTCCTCGAAGAACTCATAGAAGAGATCGAACCGCCCCAAGAGGAAATACTCAAAGATTTAAAGCAAGATCTCAGCGCAGATTTGATTGTTCCCGTCTTTTTTGGCATCGCTGACCAAGATTACGGCGTACGTCCCCTCCTCGATGCCATAATCAAAGAAGCTCCCGCTCCGACCGTTACCTCAGAACGTCGCGGACTCAAACCCACTAACCAAGAAGAAACCCTCGTTCAAGTCCTCAAAACCTATTTTACTCAACAAGGCGGACAACTTTCCCTCGTCCGTATTTGGCAAGGAGATCTCACCGATGGGATGATGTTAAATGGAGTACGCGCGGCCGGTATTTATCGCTTGATGGGAGTTCAACAAAAGTCCATCGGATCGGCTTCTGTAGGCGATATTGTTGCTATTGGACGCTTAGAAGGCATTACCACGGGAACCACCCTATCGAGCAAGGACAAACCCTCCAAAGCGTTACCCAAAGCTGATATCCTAGAACCCGTCTATGCCTTGGCTATTACCCCCGAAAACCGCAAAGACGAGGTTAAAATCAGTGGGGCTCTTAATAAATTGATGATCGAAGATCCCTCCTTGTATTGGGAACAGCATGGAGACACCAAAGAAGTGATTTTGTGGGGACAAGGCGAAATTCATCTCCAAGTCGCCTTAGATCGGTTGCGTCGTAAGTATAATCTCCCCATGACGACCCACTTACCCCAAGTTCCCTATAAAGAAACGATCCGCCAAGCAACAAAAGTCCACGGACGCTATAAGCATCAAACGGGAGGACACGGAGCCTTTGGGGATGTTTACCTCGATATTAAACCCTTAGACCGCGGCGAAGGCTTTTTTTTCCATGAAACCATTGTCGGCGGCGTTGTTCCTAAACAGTACATTCCAGGAGTGGAAATGGGGGTCAGGGAATACTTAGCCCATGGCCCCTTGGGTTTTCCTGTGGTGGATGTGGATGTGACGTTGACCGATGGATCTTACCATTCAGTGGATAGTTCAGAACATGCCTTTAAACAAGCTGCCCGTATTGCTATGACCGAAGGGATGGCCAAATGTAACCCCATTTTATTAGAACCGATCCTCTCGGTGACAGTTTCTGCCCCGGCTGAATGTACGGCTAAAGTCCTGCAATTAGTCAGTGGACGACGGGGACAAATTCTCGGTTATGAGCCCCGTTCTGACTGGAAAGGGTGGGATCAGGTGACCGCCCATTTACCCCAAGCAGAGATGCACAATTTTATTATTGAACTGCGATCGCTGACTATGGGAGTCGGAACCTTTATCTGGGAATACGACCATTTACAAGAAGTACCAGGAAAACTCAAAGATCGCGTCTTAGAAGTGACAGGTAATGGTCACAGTTAA
- a CDS encoding RNA-guided endonuclease InsQ/TnpB family protein, with the protein MITRRVTFRLYPSKSQSAKLFEARRLHAYLYNACVEDRKTSYQKFGKSVSYFDQQAALVPFKGCWPEYKSLNHGSLQATVKRVDFAFQRFFKGLGGYPKFRSIRQYSGWTYPDARQGFRVHSIGENGYLELRDLGIQVQMRGKARQWGTPSTCTIVYRHGNWYASITVKCEEILRQTGTGAIGIDFGTLAAIALSDGTKIENPRFLANAKEKIKRASKQKRRKKAPNHKKRVRGSNRWKKASKKVAKLQTKVASQRQDWAHKVSTQIVSCNSMVATEKLNIKGMTRKAKKGKRKRQKSGLNRSILDVGWGITRDMIEYKLSECNGVFVEVPTQKVKPSQTCPKCGHQEKKTLEQRIHECKQCGYTNDRDVASAEVMLSWALGTSVPNRGGESSTEKPTVKSCGGFQQLASVKRQKLQSQRSGLE; encoded by the coding sequence ATGATTACACGCAGAGTTACGTTTCGGCTATATCCTTCCAAGTCTCAATCGGCAAAACTGTTTGAGGCCAGAAGACTCCATGCCTATCTGTATAACGCCTGTGTGGAAGACCGTAAAACCAGTTATCAGAAATTCGGAAAGTCTGTAAGCTATTTTGACCAACAGGCCGCTCTCGTCCCCTTTAAAGGATGTTGGCCTGAATATAAATCATTGAATCACGGCTCATTGCAAGCAACTGTTAAGCGAGTCGATTTTGCGTTTCAACGTTTCTTTAAGGGATTGGGTGGCTATCCTAAATTTCGTTCGATTCGCCAATACTCAGGCTGGACTTATCCCGATGCCCGTCAAGGGTTTCGAGTTCATAGTATCGGTGAAAACGGGTACCTAGAGCTTCGAGACTTGGGTATTCAGGTTCAAATGCGAGGGAAAGCACGTCAATGGGGAACTCCTAGTACCTGCACGATTGTTTATCGTCACGGGAATTGGTATGCCTCCATCACTGTTAAATGCGAAGAGATCCTTCGTCAAACAGGAACAGGAGCCATTGGAATAGATTTTGGAACCCTCGCTGCTATTGCGTTAAGTGACGGGACAAAAATAGAGAATCCTCGCTTTCTTGCCAATGCTAAGGAGAAAATTAAAAGGGCTTCTAAGCAGAAAAGACGCAAAAAAGCCCCTAACCATAAGAAACGGGTTAGAGGCTCTAACCGATGGAAGAAAGCGTCCAAAAAGGTTGCGAAACTGCAAACAAAAGTAGCTAGTCAACGTCAAGATTGGGCGCATAAGGTGTCAACACAAATTGTTAGCTGTAATAGCATGGTTGCCACTGAAAAATTGAATATCAAAGGAATGACCCGCAAGGCTAAAAAAGGAAAGCGGAAACGCCAGAAATCTGGATTGAACCGCTCTATTTTAGACGTGGGATGGGGAATAACCCGTGACATGATTGAGTATAAACTCTCGGAATGTAACGGAGTTTTTGTTGAGGTTCCCACTCAAAAAGTAAAACCTTCTCAAACCTGTCCTAAATGCGGTCATCAAGAGAAAAAGACCTTGGAGCAACGCATTCACGAATGCAAGCAATGTGGTTACACCAATGACAGGGATGTAGCTAGTGCCGAGGTTATGCTGTCATGGGCGTTAGGAACTAGCGTCCCTAATCGTGGAGGGGAAAGCTCTACTGAGAAACCCACAGTTAAATCCTGTGGAGGTTTTCAGCAACTTGCCTCCGTGAAGCGACAGAAACTCCAATCTCAGCGTAGCGGATTGGAGTAG
- the tnpA gene encoding IS200/IS605 family transposase, with product MATKYRKGSHSVFSVRLHFVFVTHYRRKAITSPMLERIKEMFAQVCSTMDCELLECSGEADHVHLLVDFHPKQSISAVAGCLKSATSRMLKKEFPDEVKKWYRTQSFWSGSYYVASTGGAPIEKLKEYIKNQDQPRD from the coding sequence ATGGCAACCAAGTATAGAAAAGGTTCACATAGTGTTTTTAGCGTTAGACTGCACTTCGTCTTCGTAACCCATTACAGGCGCAAGGCAATTACTTCTCCTATGTTGGAGAGAATAAAAGAGATGTTCGCTCAGGTCTGTTCAACAATGGATTGCGAATTATTGGAATGTTCTGGTGAAGCAGACCATGTTCACCTTCTCGTAGATTTTCACCCCAAGCAATCCATTTCTGCCGTAGCTGGCTGTCTTAAGTCAGCTACCAGTCGAATGCTAAAAAAAGAATTTCCCGATGAAGTCAAGAAATGGTACAGAACTCAGTCTTTTTGGTCTGGCTCCTACTACGTTGCTTCTACTGGTGGCGCACCGATTGAAAAACTAAAGGAATATATCAAGAATCAGGATCAACCAAGGGATTAA